The Argopecten irradians isolate NY chromosome 4, Ai_NY, whole genome shotgun sequence genome has a window encoding:
- the LOC138322273 gene encoding potassium voltage-gated channel subfamily B member 2-like, translated as MWTMIFIVVMSILTLSLGTLSNLRVPLRVCQYRNHLLELITQGDTEEFDYYGSAIVLMKNVSCNSGMNKVREMAQGLTRIIDRDHHINNKPTNVYNATPENKDDEIQSIEELLDAFLYDHYDYYDEEIEKPRLLQALTEISKLPDITKPYKILIYLDIAPVIVFTIEMFLLLATCPNYRRFFTSWMNVLDIIILASVYLGLLLELRFAKFRFSEKGVKILLYLQMFRVLRVLRYIQHVPAVQVLVFTVRTKYKDLGVIIIFILIGVLLFGNFVYFVDDHLEFTDIPTSWWWGLITMTTVGYGDIVPMTSLGKIVGSLCALSGVICLSLTIPIFVNTFISLYDFSNIYEKNLKRKSEEKINLSVQKYVESSHHEDECISEYGTKEKVQSFVGIRVKPVNN; from the coding sequence ATGTGGACGATGATATTCATCGTGGTGATGTCCATCCTAACGCTGTCCCTAGGGACACTGAGTAACCTCAGGGTGCCTCTGCGCGTCTGCCAGTACCGGAACCACTTACTAGAGCTTATCACACAGGGAGACACTGAAGAATTTGATTACTACGGATCTGCTATTGTGCTGATGAAGAACGTCTCCTGCAACAGTGGTATGAACAAAGTCAGGGAAATGGCGCAAGGTTTGACTCGGATTATAGACCGCGACCATCATATTAACAATAAGCCTACAAATGTGTACAACGCTACGCCTGAGAATAAAGACGATGAAATACAGTCCATCGAGGAACTACTCGATGCTTTTCTTTATGACCACTATGACTACTATGATGAAGAAATAGAAAAACCTCGGCTTTTGCAGGCACTGACAGAGATTTCAAAACTGCCGGATATAACAAAACCTTATAAGATCCTGATATATTTGGATATTGCTCCCGTGATTGTGTTCACCATCGAGATGTTCCTGCTTCTAGCAACATGTCCAAATTACAGGCGCTTCTTCACCTCCTGGATGAACGTGTTGGACATCATCATCCTCGCCTCAGTATACTTAGGGCTTTTACTGGAACTGCGCTTCGCTAAATTTCGCTTTAGTGAGAAAGGGGTTAAGATACTGCTATATTTGCAGATGTTTAGAGTTTTGAGGGTGCTAAGGTACATACAGCATGTTCCTGCTGTTCAAGTACTAGTTTTCACTGTAAGGACGAAATACAAAGATTTAGGCGTTATCATCATTTTCATCCTCATTGGCGTGCTACTATTTGGAAATTTTGTCTATTTTGTCGATGATCACTTAGAATTTACCGACATCCCTACCTCCTGGTGGTGGGGGCTAATCACCATGACGACCGTCGGCTATGGTGATATTGTCCCCATGACAAGTCTGGGTAAAATCGTGGGAAGTCTGTGTGCGCTGTCCGGCGTCATATGCTTGTCACTCACAATCCCTATATTTGTCAACACATTCATTTCTCTGTACGATTTTTCcaatatttacgaaaaaaatttGAAACGTAAATCAGAAGAGAAGATTAATTTATCTGTTCAAAAATACGTAGAAAGTAGCCACCATGAAGATGAGTGTATATCCGAATATGGAACCAAAGAGAAAGTTCAGTCATTTGTTGGCATTCGTGTGAAACCAGTGAACAATTGA